One Peromyscus leucopus breed LL Stock chromosome 14, UCI_PerLeu_2.1, whole genome shotgun sequence genomic window carries:
- the LOC114708464 gene encoding dynein light chain roadblock-type 1-like, with the protein MAEVEETLKRLQSQKGVQEIIVVNTEGIPIRSTMDNPTTTQYANLMHNFILKAQSTVREIDPQNDLTFLRIRSKKNEIMVAPDKDYFLIVIQNPTE; encoded by the coding sequence ATGGCAGAGGTGGAGGAAACACTCAAGAGACTTCAGAGCCAGAAAGGAGTTCAGGAAATCATCGTGGTGAACACGGAAGGCATTCCCATCAGGAGCACCATGGACAATCCCACTACTACACAATATGCCAACCTCATGCACAACTTCATCTTGAAGGCACAGAGCACTGTGCGTGAAATTGACCCCCAGAATGATCTAACCTTCCTTCGAATCCGatccaagaaaaatgaaattatggttGCACCAGATAAAGACTATTTCCTGATTGTGATTCAGAATCCAACTGAATAA